In Armatimonadota bacterium, a single genomic region encodes these proteins:
- a CDS encoding Fe-Mn family superoxide dismutase encodes MDNSLSRRGLLAATAAVGISATGMGSMGVEQVRKLRKMEPKLVHVPTEADIAKALKTASHGISEATHKAHLGLWQGYANKTNEIRKALAEMEMDATKANQIYSQIRALKVNYAFAYGGYKNHNVYFDTIGGSGGPATGDVAGLINEAYGSHEAWAKDLKTTGIGARGWVYLAYDHDEERVFNFIGDAQDTFPSWNSTLILALDVYEHAYFLDFQTARAKYIDAYLNVIDWDAVNARLHKGLGK; translated from the coding sequence ATGGATAATTCCCTCTCTCGACGCGGCCTACTTGCTGCCACCGCAGCGGTGGGCATCTCTGCTACCGGGATGGGTTCGATGGGCGTAGAACAGGTTAGGAAACTGCGAAAAATGGAACCAAAACTCGTTCACGTCCCCACCGAAGCCGACATCGCCAAAGCCCTGAAGACTGCTTCCCACGGCATCAGCGAAGCCACTCACAAAGCCCACCTCGGCCTCTGGCAAGGCTACGCCAACAAGACCAACGAGATTCGCAAGGCCCTCGCCGAGATGGAAATGGACGCGACCAAGGCCAACCAGATTTACTCCCAGATCCGCGCCCTTAAGGTCAACTACGCCTTCGCCTACGGCGGATACAAGAACCACAACGTCTATTTCGACACCATCGGCGGTAGCGGCGGCCCCGCAACCGGCGATGTCGCTGGCCTGATCAACGAAGCCTACGGCTCGCACGAAGCCTGGGCAAAGGACCTGAAGACCACCGGAATCGGCGCCCGAGGCTGGGTCTACCTTGCCTACGACCACGACGAAGAGCGAGTATTCAACTTCATCGGCGACGCTCAAGACACCTTCCCGTCCTGGAACTCAACCCTGATCCTTGCGTTAGACGTCTACGAGCACGCTTACTTCCTCGACTTCCAAACCGCCCGAGCGAAGTACATCGATGCCTATCTCAATGTCATCGACTGGGATGCCGTCAACGCCCGACTCCATAAGGGTCTGGGCAAATAA
- a CDS encoding DinB family protein encodes MKGYLSSLENTPKTLVNLVDQVKPDHYDDYTDPKRFTLRELIAHLADFDDIFLDRLRLAHESPGASVVSLDPDARAAEKHYATRDVHHELEVFENRRRDLIDFLANLSPEDWEKKFHHPDLGDVTIESYANIILAHDLSHVSHASSYLR; translated from the coding sequence ATGAAGGGCTACCTGAGTTCTCTTGAGAACACACCAAAAACGCTCGTCAACCTCGTTGATCAGGTGAAACCTGACCACTACGACGATTACACGGATCCGAAGAGGTTCACCTTGCGGGAGCTGATCGCGCACCTTGCGGATTTCGACGACATCTTCCTAGACCGACTGAGGTTAGCCCACGAGTCCCCCGGAGCCTCGGTCGTTTCGCTCGACCCAGACGCCCGAGCCGCCGAAAAACACTACGCAACCCGTGACGTCCATCACGAGCTTGAGGTTTTCGAAAATCGGCGACGGGATCTCATCGACTTCCTGGCCAACCTATCGCCAGAGGACTGGGAGAAGAAATTTCATCACCCTGACCTAGGAGATGTGACGATCGAGTCCTACGCGAATATCATCTTGGCTCATGACCTGAGCCACGTTTCGCACGCGAGTTCTTATTTGCGGTAA